In Desulfobacterales bacterium, the following are encoded in one genomic region:
- a CDS encoding DUF370 domain-containing protein: protein MEQDLLNIGFGNTVVADRVVAIVSPNSAPMKRLKDQAKENNRLVDVTHGRRTRAIIVMDSNHIFLSAIQAETVSQRFAALKDPKKTKPSLHADENEL from the coding sequence ATGGAACAGGATTTATTAAATATCGGATTCGGCAACACGGTGGTGGCGGACCGGGTGGTGGCCATTGTGTCTCCGAATTCAGCGCCCATGAAACGGCTCAAGGACCAGGCCAAGGAAAACAATCGGCTCGTGGATGTCACTCACGGCAGACGTACCCGGGCGATCATCGTCATGGACAGCAACCATATTTTTCTCTCCGCCATTCAAGCGGAAACCGTTTCTCAACGATTTGCCGCTTTAAAAGACCCCAAAAAAACAAAGCCGAGCCTTCATGCCGACGAAAACGAACTGTAA
- the gmk gene encoding guanylate kinase, with translation MPTKTNCNRASNDQFPPARGHIFIVSAPSGAGKTTMCRALRGNIPDLRYSISYTTRAPRPGEQNGIDYHFITQAEFKTRLTRGMWAEWAEVYGNYYGTDAEFLEHTVAAGEDVLLDIDVQGATQIVKRFSDSITIFILPPSMDTLAQRLTKRGTASAEDTKRRLDSAAAEIAQKHSYRHIIVNDDLNKAVSELTTLVTAYREGRVSPLTSRPENATGPV, from the coding sequence ATGCCGACGAAAACGAACTGTAATCGCGCTTCAAACGACCAATTTCCCCCTGCCAGAGGTCACATTTTTATTGTTTCCGCACCATCCGGCGCCGGAAAAACAACGATGTGCCGCGCGTTGCGGGGAAATATTCCGGATCTGCGTTATTCCATCTCCTATACCACCCGTGCGCCCAGGCCCGGAGAACAAAACGGCATCGATTATCATTTTATTACACAGGCGGAATTTAAAACCCGCTTGACCCGCGGCATGTGGGCGGAGTGGGCCGAGGTCTACGGCAACTATTACGGCACCGATGCCGAATTTCTGGAACATACCGTGGCCGCCGGAGAGGATGTGCTGCTCGATATCGATGTGCAGGGCGCCACTCAAATTGTGAAACGGTTTAGCGACAGCATCACCATTTTTATTCTGCCCCCGTCCATGGATACGCTGGCGCAGCGGTTAACCAAAAGGGGCACGGCTTCGGCCGAGGACACGAAACGACGATTGGACAGCGCGGCGGCAGAAATCGCACAGAAACACTCATACCGCCACATCATCGTCAATGATGATCTGAATAAGGCTGTCTCGGAATTAACCACCCTGGTAACGGCCTATCGGGAAGGACGGGTTTCCCCCCTCACATCAAGGCCAGAAAACGCGACCGGGCCGGTATGA
- the rlmB gene encoding 23S rRNA (guanosine(2251)-2'-O)-methyltransferase RlmB gives MKTELLYGHHPVREALKASRRKIHLLYLSREAASSHAILALAEQQHIPVERVTGDKIQSLTRTDKHQGLCAVVDGFPLTSDTELFNTMSQTGKPAFFLVIDGVLDPHNLGALIRSALAVGVGMVITPQDRSVPPTAAVSKASAGALEHIRLARVTNLSRTIDALKEKGLWVFGLDRAAARQLYDTDMTVPTALVVGGEEKGIRPLVKKHCDGLVSIPQLGPLNSLNASVAGAVAMYEVLRQRNRSTPYQQNEKTLYSAKGDA, from the coding sequence ATGAAAACGGAACTCCTTTACGGCCATCATCCGGTTAGAGAGGCGCTGAAAGCCAGCCGAAGAAAGATTCATCTCCTTTACTTAAGCCGGGAGGCCGCTTCAAGCCATGCCATCCTGGCCCTTGCCGAACAACAACATATTCCGGTGGAAAGAGTAACCGGGGATAAAATACAATCCTTGACCCGGACAGACAAACATCAAGGGCTTTGCGCGGTAGTGGACGGCTTTCCCTTGACGAGCGACACGGAATTATTTAACACGATGAGCCAAACCGGCAAGCCGGCTTTTTTTCTGGTGATCGACGGCGTTCTGGACCCCCACAATCTGGGGGCGCTGATTCGCAGCGCGCTGGCCGTGGGCGTAGGAATGGTCATCACGCCGCAGGATCGAAGCGTTCCGCCGACCGCCGCCGTGTCAAAAGCATCGGCCGGCGCGCTGGAACATATCCGATTGGCGAGGGTTACCAACCTGAGCCGAACGATCGATGCGTTAAAGGAAAAAGGCTTGTGGGTCTTCGGACTTGATCGGGCGGCGGCGAGGCAACTATATGACACGGACATGACGGTCCCCACAGCCCTGGTGGTCGGCGGTGAGGAAAAAGGCATTCGGCCGCTGGTCAAAAAGCATTGCGATGGGTTGGTATCCATTCCGCAGCTGGGACCGCTTAATTCCCTGAATGCGTCGGTGGCCGGCGCCGTGGCCATGTACGAGGTTCTGCGCCAGCGAAATCGCTCGACCCCCTATCAACAAAATGAAAAAACGCTTTATTCCGCGAAAGGTGACGCATAA
- the icd gene encoding isocitrate dehydrogenase (NADP(+)), protein METGNKIVKNADGTLTVPNTPVIPFIEGDGTGPDIWRASRRVIDQAVAHAFGGTKKILWKELNVGEKGFERTGEWLPNEALEAIREYVVAIKGPLTTPVGKGIRSLNVTIRQKLDLYACVRPVQYIDPVPSPMKAPEKINMVIFRENTEDVYAGIEWASGSPEAEKIAAFIRDQMGAELPRNAGIGIKPMSPQNSKRLVASAILHAIDNHLPSVTLMHKGNIMKFTEGAFATWGYEVAKEKFGDKTLTEAELWDTYDGKQPEGKVVIKDRIADMLFQQVLLRPEEYHVIATPNLNGDYISDALAAQIGGLGMAPGANIGDTCAVFEATHGTAPKYAGLDMVNPGSLILSGAMMLDYMGWKAAADLIRSALQQTIQKGIVTYDLARQIKGATEVKCSRFAEEIVNQMG, encoded by the coding sequence ATGGAAACAGGAAACAAAATTGTTAAAAACGCCGACGGCACCCTGACCGTCCCGAACACACCGGTCATTCCCTTTATTGAAGGGGATGGTACCGGACCCGATATCTGGCGGGCCTCCAGACGGGTCATCGACCAGGCAGTGGCGCACGCCTTCGGCGGCACCAAAAAGATTCTCTGGAAAGAACTCAATGTCGGCGAAAAGGGGTTTGAAAGAACCGGCGAGTGGCTACCGAACGAGGCCCTTGAAGCGATTCGGGAATACGTGGTCGCCATCAAGGGGCCGTTAACCACACCGGTTGGAAAAGGCATTCGAAGCCTCAATGTGACCATTCGGCAAAAACTGGATTTGTACGCCTGTGTTCGGCCGGTTCAATACATCGACCCGGTGCCAAGCCCCATGAAAGCCCCCGAGAAAATCAACATGGTGATCTTTCGGGAAAATACGGAAGATGTCTACGCGGGGATTGAATGGGCCAGCGGCAGTCCGGAAGCCGAGAAAATCGCCGCTTTTATTCGGGATCAAATGGGCGCCGAGCTTCCGCGGAATGCCGGTATCGGCATTAAGCCCATGAGCCCGCAGAACAGCAAGCGCCTGGTCGCCAGCGCCATCCTTCATGCCATCGACAACCACCTGCCCTCGGTCACCCTCATGCATAAAGGCAATATCATGAAGTTCACCGAAGGGGCCTTTGCCACCTGGGGATATGAGGTTGCAAAGGAAAAATTCGGGGACAAGACCCTTACCGAGGCCGAGCTGTGGGACACCTATGACGGCAAACAACCGGAAGGCAAAGTCGTGATCAAGGACCGGATCGCGGACATGCTCTTTCAGCAGGTGCTGCTGCGGCCGGAAGAGTATCATGTTATTGCCACGCCGAACCTGAACGGCGATTATATTTCCGATGCACTGGCCGCGCAGATCGGCGGTCTTGGTATGGCGCCGGGCGCCAATATCGGAGACACCTGCGCCGTGTTCGAGGCCACGCACGGCACCGCGCCCAAATATGCCGGACTGGATATGGTAAACCCCGGCTCTCTGATTCTCTCAGGCGCCATGATGCTCGATTATATGGGATGGAAAGCGGCCGCCGATCTGATCAGAAGCGCCCTGCAGCAAACCATTCAAAAAGGAATCGTCACCTATGACCTGGCCCGCCAGATAAAGGGGGCGACCGAGGTCAAATGCTCCCGGTTTGCCGAGGAAATAGTCAATCAAATGGGATAA
- a CDS encoding ComF family protein, with amino-acid sequence MLPVCRGNSQSNGITRRKGRWEWRRLGSAVLGLLLPLRCRACGQAFHSFPENPGTPVIGGASPVDEGRVPMMNGLWCPACMSRFRPISSPLCSRCGILFTSREGADHLCGDCISAPGHFARARAAGVYDGPLMAMVHSLKYKENTTLARPLSSLLYVAFQRFWKSESIDLVLPVPLHRKRMRRRGFNQAWLLIRDWPDRFQKTYGKACGIEVQNEYLFRHRPTAPQTGLGKHHRQHNILNAFSVTPAAGITGKRILLVDDVFTTGATVNECARVLLAAGARQVDVLTLARTM; translated from the coding sequence ATGCTCCCGGTTTGCCGAGGAAATAGTCAATCAAATGGGATAACCCGAAGGAAGGGCCGATGGGAATGGCGCCGTCTCGGGTCCGCTGTGCTGGGCCTGCTGCTGCCGTTAAGATGCCGGGCTTGCGGGCAGGCATTTCATTCTTTCCCTGAAAACCCGGGAACACCGGTGATAGGGGGCGCTTCGCCTGTCGACGAGGGGCGGGTTCCCATGATGAATGGCTTATGGTGCCCGGCTTGTATGTCTCGGTTCAGGCCGATCAGCTCTCCGCTGTGCAGCCGGTGCGGCATCCTGTTTACCAGCCGGGAAGGGGCGGATCATCTTTGCGGCGATTGCATTTCAGCGCCCGGGCATTTTGCCCGCGCTCGGGCCGCCGGTGTGTATGACGGCCCCCTCATGGCGATGGTTCACAGCCTGAAGTACAAAGAGAACACCACCCTGGCGCGCCCGTTGAGCAGCCTGCTTTATGTCGCATTTCAACGGTTTTGGAAGTCCGAAAGCATTGATCTTGTGCTGCCGGTGCCCCTGCATCGAAAGCGAATGCGACGGCGTGGATTCAATCAGGCCTGGCTGCTGATTCGGGACTGGCCGGATCGGTTTCAAAAGACCTATGGTAAGGCGTGCGGAATCGAAGTGCAAAACGAATACCTTTTCCGCCACCGGCCGACCGCGCCGCAAACCGGCCTGGGAAAGCACCACCGGCAGCACAATATTTTAAATGCATTTTCCGTGACGCCGGCAGCCGGAATCACCGGCAAGCGCATCCTTTTGGTGGACGATGTCTTCACCACGGGCGCCACCGTCAACGAATGCGCCCGGGTGCTTCTGGCAGCCGGTGCCCGGCAGGTGGATGTGTTGACCTTGGCAAGAACGATGTGA
- the pgeF gene encoding peptidoglycan editing factor PgeF, with product MSRLCVAAEKNGWCVLIEKQVEGVSYYEFPHFSEIAGLRHGVFTRKGGHSRGPYASLNVGRSVGDSPEAVEKNRLAVRRALADASLIFIHQVHGSDIVVFEGHSPEMPPIIPPVGDAVITNVPGAHLVIQAADCQSVMLVDPVHTAIANIHSGWRGSIQNIVERTVEKLAAVFGSRPCDLLAGIGPSLGPCCAEFIHYREEIPEALWQYRTRSCYFDFWAISRNQLQAAGVMAHNIHQSNLCTRCRTDLFFSYRAEKNTGRFAAVIGLTGVTD from the coding sequence GTGAGCCGATTGTGCGTGGCGGCTGAAAAAAACGGGTGGTGTGTGTTGATTGAAAAGCAGGTTGAGGGGGTATCGTATTATGAGTTCCCTCATTTTTCAGAAATTGCGGGGCTGCGCCATGGCGTTTTTACGCGAAAGGGCGGTCACAGCCGCGGGCCGTATGCGAGCTTGAATGTGGGGCGGTCGGTGGGCGATTCGCCCGAGGCCGTAGAAAAAAACCGGCTTGCGGTGCGGCGCGCTCTTGCCGATGCCAGCTTAATATTTATTCACCAGGTGCACGGCAGCGACATTGTCGTTTTCGAGGGGCATTCCCCGGAGATGCCCCCGATCATTCCCCCCGTGGGCGACGCTGTCATCACCAATGTCCCCGGCGCCCATCTCGTTATTCAAGCGGCGGATTGTCAATCCGTCATGCTGGTTGATCCGGTTCACACCGCCATTGCCAACATTCATTCCGGATGGCGGGGCAGTATTCAAAACATTGTCGAGCGGACCGTGGAAAAATTGGCAGCGGTGTTCGGCTCGCGGCCCTGCGACCTGTTGGCAGGAATCGGGCCGTCGCTCGGTCCCTGTTGCGCGGAATTCATCCATTATAGAGAGGAAATCCCCGAAGCGCTATGGCAATATAGAACCAGGTCGTGTTATTTTGATTTCTGGGCCATCAGCCGGAACCAATTGCAGGCTGCCGGCGTCATGGCACACAATATTCACCAAAGCAACCTGTGTACCCGGTGCCGAACCGATCTTTTTTTCTCTTATCGGGCCGAAAAAAACACAGGCCGGTTTGCCGCTGTCATCGGCCTGACCGGGGTAACGGATTAA